A stretch of the Oligoflexus sp. genome encodes the following:
- a CDS encoding NAD(P)H-binding protein, which translates to MKVVIVGASGFVGRALLENLQSEKDLELTALSRSIPKESRERVRWVSCDLHNLKDLEQALTGQDVAIYLVHSMLPTARLNQGNFADFDLILADNFARAARLKGVKHVIYLSGFIPDEAKLSEHLRSRLEVEQTLQAYLPTTALRTGIILGAAGSSFTIVLNLVRRLPVMLCPRWTLNLGQIISLKNVIDVIKVCLYEKELQGKTWDIGAEPPISYLDMMKETAAVLNLRRHFQAIPWMSLGLSKLWVSLISGAPKNLVYPLIDSLKSSMKVRSSHRFPGGYIHFMSFREAVVDLLPALQSGLSSKPYAFARGGKGPNDNRVRSIQRVPLPAGRDAAWVAEEYLQYLHQLLPFLITVTREGPIADFRLKLLGLVLLRLRYAPERSRPDRQLFYVVGGLLYRRGPWKARLEMREALDKTVCLVALNDFRPALPWLIYVISQAQVHRWFMQKFARHLQAICNFEKDSASHPGQLSKNIVQ; encoded by the coding sequence TTTTGGAGAACCTGCAGAGTGAAAAGGACCTCGAATTAACGGCCTTGAGCCGTTCCATTCCCAAGGAATCCCGAGAGCGCGTACGCTGGGTGAGCTGTGATCTGCATAATCTCAAGGATCTGGAGCAGGCGCTGACGGGACAGGATGTGGCGATCTACCTTGTTCATTCGATGCTTCCGACAGCGCGTTTGAATCAGGGGAATTTCGCGGATTTCGACCTTATCCTGGCCGATAATTTTGCGCGTGCCGCCCGGCTGAAAGGGGTGAAGCATGTGATCTACCTGAGCGGCTTCATCCCGGATGAAGCGAAGCTCTCGGAGCATCTGCGAAGCCGCCTGGAAGTGGAGCAGACCCTTCAGGCTTATCTGCCGACAACAGCTCTGCGTACCGGCATCATACTCGGCGCCGCGGGTTCGTCATTTACCATCGTCTTGAATCTGGTTCGCCGTTTGCCCGTTATGCTATGCCCGCGGTGGACGCTCAACCTTGGTCAGATCATAAGTCTCAAAAATGTCATCGACGTGATCAAGGTCTGTCTCTACGAAAAGGAATTGCAAGGCAAAACCTGGGATATCGGAGCGGAGCCGCCGATCAGTTATCTCGATATGATGAAAGAGACGGCTGCTGTCTTGAACCTTCGGCGACATTTTCAAGCCATTCCCTGGATGAGCCTTGGTCTTTCGAAACTCTGGGTCAGCCTGATCTCTGGCGCTCCGAAAAATTTGGTTTATCCTTTGATCGACAGCCTCAAGTCCTCGATGAAGGTGCGCAGTTCCCATCGCTTTCCGGGAGGCTACATTCACTTCATGTCCTTTCGGGAAGCCGTAGTCGATCTTCTGCCAGCTTTGCAAAGCGGCCTTTCATCCAAGCCCTATGCTTTTGCCCGCGGCGGAAAAGGACCGAACGATAATCGCGTGCGTTCGATACAGCGCGTGCCTTTACCGGCTGGTCGCGACGCCGCTTGGGTGGCCGAAGAATACCTGCAGTATCTGCACCAGCTTCTGCCTTTTCTGATTACGGTCACGCGCGAAGGTCCCATTGCGGATTTTCGTCTGAAGCTCTTGGGTCTTGTTCTTTTGCGGCTCCGCTATGCACCCGAGCGGAGTCGTCCCGATCGTCAGCTCTTCTATGTCGTGGGCGGTCTTCTTTATCGTCGCGGCCCATGGAAGGCCCGCCTCGAAATGCGGGAGGCGCTCGACAAAACCGTATGCCTTGTGGCTTTGAATGACTTCCGTCCAGCCCTCCCCTGGCTGATTTATGTCATCAGCCAGGCCCAGGTGCACCGCTGGTTCATGCAGAAATTTGCCCGTCACCTGCAGGCGATTTGTAATTTTGAGAAAGACTCGGCATCCCACCCTGGTCAACTTTCGAAAAATATTGTCCAATAA
- a CDS encoding DoxX family membrane protein, whose protein sequence is MKAKIPLIARVLLGLVFLFGGITGLLNLVPPPPDLPERLQTFNAGLMASGYFFPLLKGTETICGLLLVTGFFVPLALVVLAPIVINIIFVHAFLAPDGLPLALIIGLLTAYLAFF, encoded by the coding sequence ATGAAGGCCAAGATTCCATTGATCGCAAGGGTGCTGCTGGGGCTGGTGTTCCTGTTCGGGGGCATTACGGGACTTTTGAATCTCGTGCCCCCACCGCCCGATCTGCCCGAACGCCTTCAGACATTCAATGCGGGACTCATGGCTTCGGGTTACTTCTTTCCACTTTTGAAAGGCACCGAAACGATCTGCGGTCTTCTCCTGGTCACGGGATTCTTCGTCCCACTTGCCCTTGTGGTCCTGGCTCCGATCGTGATCAATATCATCTTCGTTCACGCGTTCCTTGCGCCGGACGGCCTGCCTTTGGCGCTGATTATCGGGCTACTGACCGCCTATCTTGCTTTCTTT